The proteins below come from a single Candidatus Binatia bacterium genomic window:
- a CDS encoding amidohydrolase family protein, giving the protein MSNANLPVFDADNHYYEALDAFTRHLPPKVGPRTVQWAEIDGRRYHVVGGKVSRAVVNPTFDPIARAGALHDYFRGNPDQKSPIEFLRDREPIRPEYRNRDARIEVMDQQNLEAIWLFPTLGVLYEELLKEDPEGVQITFRAFNRWLEEDWGFAYKDRIFAAPYMALGKVEDAVAELEWAIERGARVVCMRPAAIWTETGPKAPTDPMFDPFWARADEAGITVVVHAGDSGYTTHGYANDGFGAKFDGGWQPSIKAFNIERAAYDFLITLAFGKLFERFPNLRIASVENGSEFLRDLFNKLRSSARRTPGYYKVDPAESFKEHVWMNPFWEDDVNEVVALMGAERVIFGSDWPHIEGMPQPLDYASELSAFDDAARQRIMRDNASELNALRP; this is encoded by the coding sequence ATGAGCAACGCGAACCTTCCCGTCTTCGACGCAGACAATCACTACTACGAGGCCCTCGACGCCTTCACCCGTCATCTTCCGCCGAAGGTGGGGCCGCGGACGGTCCAGTGGGCGGAGATCGACGGGCGGCGTTACCACGTCGTCGGCGGAAAGGTCAGCCGGGCCGTCGTGAACCCGACGTTCGATCCGATTGCTCGCGCAGGTGCGTTGCACGACTACTTCCGGGGAAACCCGGACCAAAAGAGCCCGATCGAGTTCCTGCGCGACCGCGAGCCGATCCGCCCCGAGTATCGCAACCGCGACGCGCGAATCGAGGTCATGGACCAACAGAACCTCGAAGCCATCTGGCTCTTCCCGACCCTCGGCGTCCTGTACGAAGAACTCCTCAAGGAAGACCCCGAGGGCGTCCAGATTACGTTCCGCGCGTTCAATCGGTGGCTCGAGGAGGACTGGGGCTTCGCCTACAAGGACCGCATCTTCGCCGCGCCATACATGGCACTCGGCAAGGTCGAGGACGCCGTGGCCGAATTGGAGTGGGCGATCGAGCGCGGCGCGCGGGTCGTCTGCATGCGACCCGCCGCCATCTGGACGGAAACCGGCCCGAAAGCCCCGACCGACCCGATGTTCGACCCGTTCTGGGCGCGCGCGGACGAAGCGGGAATCACCGTCGTCGTCCACGCCGGCGATAGCGGGTATACGACGCACGGGTATGCGAACGACGGCTTCGGCGCGAAGTTCGACGGTGGATGGCAGCCCTCGATCAAGGCGTTCAACATCGAGCGTGCCGCGTACGACTTCCTCATCACACTCGCGTTCGGAAAGCTCTTCGAACGCTTTCCCAACCTGCGAATCGCCTCGGTCGAGAACGGCTCGGAGTTCTTGCGCGATCTCTTCAACAAGCTGCGCTCGAGCGCGAGACGCACGCCGGGCTACTACAAGGTCGACCCCGCCGAGAGCTTCAAAGAACACGTCTGGATGAATCCCTTCTGGGAAGACGACGTGAACGAGGTCGTGGCGTTGATGGGCGCCGAGCGCGTGATCTTTGGCTCAGACTGGCCGCATATCGAGGGCATGCCGCAGCCTCTCGACTACGCGTCCGAGCTCTCAGCCTTCGACGATGCCGCGCGCCAGCGAATCATGCGCGACAACGCAAGCGAGCTGAACGCCCTGCGGCCCTAG
- a CDS encoding amidohydrolase family protein produces the protein MSYAGDRFCWDADSHLMPDADFLAKHADPAFRDEMWILGGKNGGEKFEKQFGRMLENVRARLADPEKTAELETRVISTAKGWDAHGAVDPGERSRTLDLLGFQGQLIFSTFAGRYRFAREPELMYAGARAHTRAMAAFCEADERMMAVTMIPLDDPQRALVELKEALSLGVGAVQVPSDAPGGVNEGFSPAHVDLEPFWACLAEARVPLVLHVGGGHLAPRAYHENGRPRPSDWLGGGENLRGKDYPSLHHSPANFLTALVLDGVFERHPELRCGVIELGASWVPSLLVNLDHAQKSFSRSEPLLKDLPMKPSDYLRRQVRFTPFPFEDVGWLVQHCGEELFLFSSDYPHPEGGRDPIKKFETSFEEAGTQATARERFYRTNFEELMRIGGA, from the coding sequence ATGAGCTACGCCGGAGATCGATTCTGCTGGGACGCCGACAGCCACCTCATGCCGGACGCGGATTTTCTCGCGAAGCACGCCGATCCGGCCTTTCGCGACGAGATGTGGATTCTCGGCGGAAAGAACGGCGGCGAGAAGTTCGAGAAGCAGTTCGGACGGATGCTCGAGAACGTGCGCGCGCGCCTGGCGGACCCCGAGAAGACCGCTGAACTCGAAACCCGGGTGATCTCGACCGCAAAGGGCTGGGACGCACACGGGGCGGTCGACCCGGGAGAGCGGTCCCGGACCTTGGATCTTCTCGGATTCCAGGGGCAGCTCATCTTCTCGACGTTCGCCGGCCGCTACCGCTTCGCGCGCGAACCGGAGTTGATGTACGCGGGCGCCCGAGCGCATACGCGCGCGATGGCGGCGTTCTGTGAAGCGGACGAGCGCATGATGGCGGTCACGATGATCCCACTCGACGATCCGCAGCGTGCGCTCGTCGAGTTGAAGGAGGCACTGAGTCTCGGCGTGGGCGCCGTGCAGGTGCCGTCAGATGCGCCGGGCGGCGTAAACGAGGGGTTCTCTCCCGCGCACGTCGATCTCGAACCGTTCTGGGCGTGTCTCGCCGAAGCGCGGGTGCCGTTGGTGCTCCACGTTGGAGGCGGCCACCTGGCGCCGCGGGCGTACCATGAGAACGGGCGACCGCGGCCGAGCGATTGGCTCGGCGGTGGAGAGAACCTGCGCGGGAAGGACTACCCGTCGCTGCATCATTCCCCGGCGAACTTCCTCACTGCGCTCGTGCTCGACGGGGTCTTCGAGCGCCACCCGGAGCTGCGCTGCGGCGTGATCGAGCTCGGTGCTTCGTGGGTACCGTCCCTCCTGGTGAATTTGGATCACGCGCAGAAGTCCTTCAGCCGCAGCGAGCCGCTGCTGAAGGATCTTCCGATGAAGCCGTCCGACTATCTACGGCGTCAGGTGCGCTTTACACCGTTCCCGTTCGAGGACGTCGGGTGGCTGGTGCAACACTGCGGGGAAGAGCTCTTCCTCTTCTCATCCGACTACCCACACCCCGAAGGCGGTCGCGACCCGATCAAGAAGTTCGAAACGTCCTTCGAAGAGGCCGGCACCCAGGCGACCGCCCGCGAGCGGTTCTACCGCACCAACTTCGAAGAGCTCATGCGCATCGGCGGCGCCTGA
- a CDS encoding HAD family hydrolase, producing the protein MPSPYKAAFFDFGGTLYSYRNKGLGLRDVLTALVQELGATPDAGSVRDAFRAASRDAYAAHLPRDFYLHRDLFEDTYRRFAVTITGDEPGPELLRWCHEQQCARVIANFELRADCLETLRALRAAGLHVAIVSNIDDDYLHPMIDRAALHEVLDAWTSSEEAGSCKPHDAIFRTALGKAGCGPTEALFVGDALEADVAGANPLGMTSVYLRADGLPEAPAEGPQPAHTVSALSEILGLVSVASS; encoded by the coding sequence ATGCCGAGCCCCTACAAAGCAGCATTTTTCGATTTCGGCGGGACACTCTACAGCTACCGGAACAAGGGATTGGGGCTGCGGGACGTTCTGACGGCTCTTGTGCAGGAACTCGGTGCCACGCCGGACGCAGGTAGCGTCCGCGATGCGTTCCGGGCGGCCAGTCGAGACGCCTACGCAGCGCACCTGCCTCGGGACTTCTACCTGCACCGCGATCTCTTCGAGGATACGTACCGCCGCTTCGCCGTCACGATCACCGGTGACGAGCCCGGGCCGGAGCTTCTGCGTTGGTGTCACGAGCAGCAGTGCGCCCGCGTCATCGCCAACTTCGAGTTGCGCGCGGATTGCCTCGAGACGCTCCGCGCGCTTCGGGCCGCTGGCCTTCACGTCGCCATCGTCTCGAACATCGACGACGACTACCTACACCCCATGATCGACCGGGCCGCCCTTCACGAGGTTCTGGATGCGTGGACCAGCTCGGAAGAGGCCGGTTCGTGTAAGCCGCACGATGCGATCTTCCGCACGGCGCTCGGCAAGGCGGGATGTGGACCGACGGAAGCGCTCTTCGTCGGAGATGCGCTCGAAGCCGACGTCGCCGGAGCAAATCCCCTCGGCATGACGAGCGTCTATCTCCGCGCGGATGGCCTGCCCGAGGCGCCGGCGGAGGGGCCCCAGCCCGCGCACACCGTGTCGGCGCTTTCGGAGATCCTCGGCCTAGTGAGCGTCGCGTCTAGTTGA
- a CDS encoding DUF4126 domain-containing protein, translating into MNEFLSICLGVGLAAACGFRVFVPFLAVSLAARGGLVALAPDFHWITTDPALVAFGVATTLELLAYQIPWVDNVLDTVASPAAVVAGVLLSASTISGMDPSLRWGLALVAGGGIAGIFQGATALARVGSTLGTGGLANPLLGLFESGTAILMVLVALFLPVVALVGVIAGTVFAVRRLLARRRAVAA; encoded by the coding sequence GTGAACGAGTTCTTGAGCATCTGCCTCGGTGTGGGGCTGGCGGCCGCGTGCGGGTTCCGGGTCTTCGTGCCGTTTCTCGCTGTGAGCCTCGCGGCGCGCGGCGGCCTGGTCGCTCTCGCGCCCGACTTTCACTGGATCACGACCGATCCCGCGCTCGTCGCGTTCGGCGTGGCGACGACGCTCGAGCTCCTCGCCTATCAAATCCCGTGGGTCGACAACGTGCTGGACACGGTGGCCTCGCCGGCGGCGGTCGTGGCGGGTGTTCTTCTGAGTGCCTCGACGATCTCGGGCATGGATCCGAGTCTGCGATGGGGGTTGGCGCTCGTCGCAGGGGGCGGCATAGCCGGAATCTTCCAAGGGGCGACCGCGCTCGCGCGCGTCGGGTCGACGCTCGGAACCGGCGGCCTCGCGAATCCTCTGCTGGGTCTGTTCGAGTCCGGAACCGCGATCCTCATGGTGCTGGTTGCGTTGTTCCTACCGGTCGTCGCTCTCGTGGGCGTGATCGCCGGAACTGTCTTTGCCGTTCGTCGCCTGCTTGCACGGCGACGCGCCGTCGCGGCCTGA
- a CDS encoding sterol desaturase family protein: MRENISRLVARTAFPLAITVGIGSGIFFMNRGAEPDLVAGLIILASYAFIGVLERLVPLHPEWRHDTGDLKADIALGLTNAVVNGIAQPLFIVVAISVATWLSATYGAQVWPDQWPLLVQLVPALLLGELVEYTAHRTMHEVPWLWRFHAPHHSATRLYWFNALRFHPIDILAVGPGKLVPLVVLGADGPVIALVGLFSAIHGVYQHANIPCRIGPLNWVFSMAELHRWHHSPSVEEANHNYGGNLIFWDIVFGTRWLPADREPPTDIGIADLPNFPKGYASIMASPFRWAKVVHEAAPAASRSAASNE, from the coding sequence GTGCGAGAGAACATCAGCCGGCTGGTAGCCCGGACCGCGTTTCCCTTGGCGATCACCGTCGGGATCGGCAGCGGGATCTTCTTCATGAACCGCGGTGCGGAGCCCGATCTCGTCGCGGGCCTGATCATCCTCGCCTCCTACGCCTTCATTGGCGTTCTCGAGCGCCTCGTCCCCCTCCATCCCGAGTGGCGCCATGATACCGGCGATCTCAAGGCGGACATCGCCCTGGGCCTGACCAACGCGGTCGTGAACGGGATCGCGCAGCCGCTGTTCATCGTCGTCGCGATCAGCGTGGCCACCTGGCTTTCTGCTACCTACGGAGCCCAGGTCTGGCCCGACCAATGGCCGCTCCTCGTGCAACTGGTGCCCGCGCTCCTGCTCGGCGAACTCGTCGAGTACACGGCCCATCGCACCATGCATGAGGTTCCGTGGCTGTGGCGCTTCCACGCCCCACACCACAGCGCGACGCGACTGTACTGGTTCAACGCCCTCCGCTTTCATCCGATCGACATTCTCGCCGTCGGGCCCGGGAAACTGGTTCCACTCGTGGTTCTCGGTGCCGACGGGCCTGTGATCGCCTTGGTCGGCCTGTTCTCAGCCATCCACGGCGTCTATCAGCACGCGAACATCCCGTGTCGCATCGGTCCCCTCAACTGGGTGTTCAGCATGGCCGAGCTACACCGGTGGCATCACTCTCCGAGCGTCGAGGAGGCGAACCACAACTACGGCGGCAACCTGATCTTCTGGGACATCGTGTTCGGGACGCGCTGGCTCCCGGCCGACCGCGAACCGCCGACCGACATCGGCATCGCCGACCTGCCCAACTTCCCGAAGGGCTACGCCTCGATCATGGCCTCGCCTTTCCGATGGGCGAAGGTCGTTCACGAGGCGGCACCGGCCGCATCACGGTCAGCCGCGTCCAACGAATGA
- a CDS encoding efflux RND transporter permease subunit encodes MAISIAPVRQALLDAGLERLCPVMITVGASVLARICLASHGGPLWQPLCYAQIGGLSLATFIELLLVPILYTIFVLDLKWVEWRGGEAEAIR; translated from the coding sequence ATGGCGATCTCGATCGCGCCGGTCCGCCAAGCACTTCTCGACGCCGGGCTCGAACGCTTGTGCCCAGTGATGATCACGGTCGGCGCAAGCGTTCTCGCGCGGATTTGCCTCGCCTCCCACGGCGGGCCGCTGTGGCAGCCGCTTTGTTACGCGCAGATCGGCGGCCTCTCGCTCGCGACTTTCATCGAACTTCTGTTGGTCCCGATCCTGTACACGATCTTCGTGCTGGACCTGAAGTGGGTCGAATGGCGCGGTGGCGAAGCCGAGGCCATTCGCTAG
- a CDS encoding acetyl-CoA acetyltransferase, whose amino-acid sequence MSDDRTPVLVGTGQLVERNVDPKEAIEPLLMLEQCAKAAAADAGAGENLLRSIDTLAVLNVAGWQARNPAQIVGEKLGSNPTHTFTSEMGGQIGVTATNLIAERITKGETKISYICGANNMRTLMKAGGLGIDLNWTVGGTSDPEMIGIAKNGSSDLEGKYGMVMPPDIYPMFENAMRASRGLDLETHKKSMGDLFTKFTDVAAANPYAWFPTARSSEELTTATPTNRMIAFPYTKYLNAVLNTDQAAGYFLMSVEAAKSLGISPDRWLYWWGGAKSQEEAWYPTSRPNFAECPAMLDTHTAALGNAGVTVNDIDRFDFYSCFPVAVEMALKNLNISEDDPRGFTVTGGLPYGGGPASGYTLHSVATMADRLRETPGKKGLVTGNGWYLTKHSASVWSTEPKPGALPTAQMPEKRASADVATTPLEVAEDCTGGGTIETYTAVYDRAGAPERGIIAGRSDDGRRFVANTPGDKDLLLDLVSKEGVGRKGSLSVDGGMQIFTPS is encoded by the coding sequence GTGAGTGACGATCGTACACCCGTTCTGGTTGGCACCGGGCAACTCGTAGAGCGCAACGTAGATCCGAAGGAGGCGATCGAGCCCCTCCTTATGCTCGAACAGTGCGCGAAGGCAGCGGCCGCGGATGCCGGTGCCGGAGAAAACCTCTTGCGCTCGATCGACACCCTCGCGGTCCTGAACGTCGCCGGTTGGCAGGCCCGAAACCCGGCGCAGATCGTCGGCGAGAAGCTGGGCTCGAATCCCACCCATACCTTCACGAGCGAGATGGGTGGTCAGATCGGCGTCACGGCGACGAACCTCATCGCCGAGCGCATCACAAAGGGCGAGACCAAGATCTCCTACATCTGCGGTGCGAACAACATGCGCACGCTGATGAAGGCTGGCGGTCTCGGCATCGATCTGAACTGGACGGTTGGCGGCACTTCGGATCCCGAGATGATCGGTATTGCGAAGAACGGCAGCTCGGACCTCGAGGGCAAGTACGGCATGGTCATGCCGCCGGACATCTATCCGATGTTCGAGAACGCGATGCGAGCTTCGCGGGGCCTGGACCTCGAGACGCACAAGAAGTCGATGGGCGATCTCTTCACGAAGTTCACGGACGTCGCCGCCGCGAACCCGTATGCGTGGTTCCCGACGGCGCGCAGCTCCGAGGAGCTGACGACCGCCACGCCGACCAATCGCATGATCGCGTTCCCCTACACGAAGTACCTGAACGCCGTGCTCAATACGGACCAGGCGGCCGGCTATTTCCTGATGTCCGTCGAAGCGGCGAAGTCGCTCGGCATCTCGCCGGATCGTTGGCTGTACTGGTGGGGCGGAGCGAAGTCGCAGGAAGAGGCGTGGTATCCCACGTCGCGTCCCAACTTCGCTGAGTGTCCCGCAATGCTCGATACGCACACGGCGGCCCTCGGCAACGCGGGTGTAACCGTCAACGACATCGACCGTTTCGATTTCTACAGCTGCTTCCCTGTCGCGGTCGAGATGGCCCTCAAGAACCTGAACATCTCCGAGGACGACCCGCGTGGCTTCACAGTGACGGGCGGACTTCCCTACGGCGGCGGCCCGGCCAGCGGCTACACCTTGCACTCGGTCGCGACGATGGCGGATCGCCTCCGCGAGACGCCGGGTAAGAAGGGGTTGGTCACGGGGAATGGCTGGTACCTGACGAAGCACTCCGCGAGTGTCTGGTCGACGGAGCCGAAGCCCGGTGCCCTTCCGACCGCGCAGATGCCGGAGAAGCGCGCCTCGGCCGACGTGGCCACGACGCCTCTCGAAGTCGCCGAGGATTGCACCGGCGGCGGCACGATCGAGACGTACACCGCGGTCTACGATCGCGCAGGTGCTCCCGAGCGAGGGATCATCGCGGGTCGCAGCGACGACGGGCGACGGTTCGTAGCCAACACGCCCGGGGACAAGGATCTTCTTCTCGATCTCGTCTCGAAGGAGGGCGTCGGTCGCAAGGGCTCCCTTTCGGTCGACGGCGGGATGCAGATCTTCACGCCGAGTTGA
- a CDS encoding NnrU family protein: MAYLALAALYFLGIHIFVSGSRLRDTITARTGEQGFLGLFSSLSLVGIVWVGWAYAAAPAITLWASPLWFRPLALVLVLVAGILVVVGVTTPSPTATGFDFVWDQEEPATGILRITRHPFLVGVALWGATHLIASGDAAGTTLFGTMLLLGLVGPGLIDRKRSRRLGAQWESVAAVTSVVPFAAILQGRNRFVASEIGVWRPAAACAAYAILLGAHAWLFGVNPLSF, encoded by the coding sequence ATGGCGTACCTAGCGCTTGCGGCCCTTTACTTTCTCGGAATCCACATCTTCGTGTCCGGCAGTCGCCTGCGCGACACGATCACGGCACGTACGGGAGAGCAGGGCTTCCTCGGCCTGTTTTCCTCGCTCTCGCTCGTCGGGATCGTCTGGGTCGGATGGGCTTACGCGGCCGCGCCGGCGATCACGCTCTGGGCTTCGCCGTTGTGGTTCCGGCCCCTCGCGTTGGTTCTCGTTCTGGTGGCCGGGATTCTGGTGGTGGTCGGCGTCACGACGCCCAGCCCGACCGCCACCGGGTTCGACTTCGTGTGGGATCAAGAGGAGCCGGCCACCGGGATTCTGCGGATCACCCGGCATCCGTTCCTAGTCGGCGTGGCACTGTGGGGCGCGACGCATCTGATCGCATCCGGGGATGCGGCCGGCACCACCCTCTTCGGAACCATGCTCCTGCTCGGACTGGTCGGCCCGGGCCTGATCGACCGGAAGCGGTCGCGCCGACTCGGTGCGCAGTGGGAGTCGGTCGCCGCGGTGACGTCGGTCGTGCCGTTCGCAGCGATCCTGCAGGGCCGCAATCGCTTCGTCGCATCCGAGATCGGCGTGTGGCGTCCAGCGGCGGCGTGCGCGGCCTACGCGATCCTGCTCGGCGCGCATGCCTGGCTGTTCGGCGTGAACCCGCTTTCGTTCTGA
- a CDS encoding DsbA family protein, producing the protein MPDCEEVKVYIDYKSPYAYIAVEPAFALEEKYAVDLRWLPYQLRIKGKGERSQNSEWKARYSYMDVRRWANRRGGFMIRGPRKIYDTTPALIGGFYAIQEGYFRAYSEQAFKRFFEHRLELDVEDEIAVLIAEVGGSADGYRQFMTGDGPARLEAAAREAEEDHIFGVPIFVVRGEPFWGHDRIPLLEERLTEFGLATT; encoded by the coding sequence ATGCCTGACTGCGAAGAAGTCAAGGTCTACATCGACTACAAGAGCCCTTACGCCTACATCGCGGTCGAGCCGGCTTTTGCGTTGGAGGAGAAGTACGCCGTCGATCTTCGCTGGCTCCCGTACCAGCTTCGCATCAAGGGGAAGGGCGAGCGCAGCCAAAACTCCGAGTGGAAGGCGCGCTACTCGTACATGGACGTCCGTCGCTGGGCGAACCGCCGCGGTGGCTTCATGATCCGCGGGCCGCGGAAGATCTACGACACGACGCCCGCGTTGATCGGCGGCTTCTACGCGATACAGGAAGGCTACTTCCGCGCCTACAGCGAGCAAGCCTTCAAGCGGTTCTTCGAGCATCGTCTCGAACTCGACGTCGAAGACGAGATCGCCGTACTGATCGCCGAGGTCGGTGGCTCCGCGGACGGATACCGGCAATTCATGACCGGCGACGGCCCCGCTCGGCTCGAGGCGGCGGCGAGAGAGGCCGAGGAGGATCACATCTTCGGCGTCCCGATCTTCGTCGTCCGCGGGGAACCGTTCTGGGGCCACGACCGGATCCCGCTCCTGGAAGAACGCCTGACCGAATTCGGCTTGGCGACGACGTAG
- a CDS encoding MATE family efflux transporter, translating to MPTPSAATARALPRLTVAALRAELRPLLTLAGPVIVSELGWMAMGLVDTAMVGRVSPEAIGAVSVGSHTYFVAAMFGMGILLGLDPLVSQAWGAGRKGEAHRGLVQGVYLSVAVGVALMILLWEGNRHLALLGIDAAVLPDAMAYMEVVTWGLVPLLLFAAVRRYLQGMGIVRPVMGVVLVANVVNAFANWVLIFGHLGSPAMGAVGSAWATTISRFFMVAVLAGFTYVHARRSGSGLVHVSWRPDLRILRYIVTLGIPAALQLTLEGGVFTAATLLAARLDPVALAAHQIALGAAAFAFMVPLAVSSAGAVRVGQSLGASDPDGAGVAGWSALLAGGAFMSLSAIAFLVVPRSIMAVFTNESAVIAVGVGLLRIAAAFQLFDGVQIVATGVLRGSGDTRTSMLTSVVAYWVIGLPLAWVLCFTLDFGVDGLWMGLTSGLVFAAFALVTAWTRRTRRLPELAGV from the coding sequence GTGCCGACTCCAAGCGCCGCAACCGCCCGAGCCTTGCCGCGCCTGACTGTGGCGGCGCTTCGTGCGGAGTTGCGCCCGTTGCTGACGCTGGCCGGGCCGGTGATTGTCTCCGAGCTCGGCTGGATGGCGATGGGGCTCGTCGACACCGCGATGGTCGGTCGCGTGAGCCCCGAGGCGATCGGCGCGGTCTCCGTCGGCTCCCACACCTACTTCGTTGCCGCGATGTTCGGGATGGGAATCCTGCTCGGCCTCGACCCGCTCGTGTCCCAGGCTTGGGGCGCCGGGCGGAAGGGGGAGGCCCATCGGGGCCTTGTCCAGGGCGTGTATCTGAGCGTCGCGGTGGGTGTGGCCCTGATGATCTTGTTGTGGGAGGGCAACCGGCACCTCGCGCTCCTCGGGATCGACGCGGCGGTCTTGCCCGATGCGATGGCCTACATGGAGGTCGTTACGTGGGGCCTCGTGCCTCTTCTGCTGTTCGCGGCGGTGCGGCGGTACCTGCAGGGCATGGGCATCGTGCGTCCGGTCATGGGAGTCGTGCTGGTCGCGAACGTCGTGAACGCGTTTGCGAACTGGGTGCTGATCTTCGGTCACCTCGGTTCGCCGGCGATGGGTGCGGTGGGCTCGGCCTGGGCGACGACGATTTCGCGGTTCTTCATGGTGGCGGTGCTCGCGGGATTTACCTACGTCCACGCGCGTCGGAGCGGATCGGGACTCGTGCACGTCTCGTGGCGTCCCGACTTGAGGATCCTGCGGTACATCGTGACCCTGGGTATCCCCGCGGCGCTGCAACTCACGCTCGAAGGCGGAGTGTTCACCGCGGCCACGCTCCTCGCCGCTCGCCTGGATCCGGTCGCGCTCGCCGCGCATCAGATTGCCCTCGGCGCCGCGGCCTTCGCGTTCATGGTCCCACTCGCGGTCTCCTCGGCCGGGGCCGTGCGCGTTGGGCAATCCCTTGGGGCGTCTGATCCGGACGGGGCCGGGGTGGCGGGGTGGTCGGCGTTGCTCGCCGGCGGGGCGTTCATGTCGCTCTCCGCCATCGCGTTCCTCGTTGTGCCGCGATCGATCATGGCTGTGTTCACTAATGAGTCCGCCGTGATTGCCGTCGGTGTGGGCCTGCTGCGGATCGCGGCCGCATTCCAACTCTTCGACGGTGTTCAGATCGTCGCGACCGGCGTTCTGCGCGGTTCGGGCGATACGCGCACGTCCATGCTCACGTCCGTGGTCGCCTACTGGGTGATCGGCCTGCCACTCGCATGGGTTCTCTGCTTCACTCTGGATTTCGGCGTCGACGGGCTGTGGATGGGGCTGACAAGCGGTCTCGTCTTCGCCGCCTTTGCGCTCGTGACGGCCTGGACGCGTCGCACGCGCAGGCTGCCCGAACTCGCCGGGGTCTGA
- a CDS encoding SDR family oxidoreductase, with protein sequence MTTSSDKVASVVVTGASTGIGRATVTRLDGEGFRVFAGVRKVADGEALRESASSRLTPLLVDVTDASSIGSAAEHVSEQVGAGGLAGLVNNAGVGVGGVLEFLDIEQFRDQLEVNLVGPVAVTKAFLPAIRRGRGRIVNISSDSGFLSTPFAGAYCASKFGLEAVSDALRRELRPWNIPVVIVEPGVIATPIWDKVRLDAKGLRAGLPDEAVGLYGAMLDKVESFVEQQVSAAIPPDAVADAVHRGLTARRPKLRYPVGNDAKMMRWVTRLLPARAVDGLVAGMISRA encoded by the coding sequence GTGACCACTTCGAGTGACAAGGTCGCGTCCGTCGTCGTGACGGGGGCGTCCACGGGAATCGGACGTGCGACGGTGACCCGGCTCGATGGGGAGGGCTTCCGTGTGTTCGCCGGGGTTCGCAAGGTCGCCGATGGTGAGGCGCTGCGCGAGAGCGCCTCGTCGCGGCTGACCCCCCTCCTGGTCGACGTGACGGACGCGAGCAGCATCGGCTCGGCGGCGGAGCACGTCTCGGAGCAGGTCGGAGCCGGCGGGCTCGCGGGTCTCGTCAACAACGCCGGGGTTGGAGTGGGCGGCGTCCTCGAGTTTCTCGACATCGAGCAGTTCCGCGATCAGCTCGAGGTGAACCTAGTCGGCCCCGTCGCGGTCACAAAGGCGTTCTTGCCGGCGATTCGGCGAGGTCGCGGCCGCATCGTCAACATCAGCTCGGACAGCGGCTTCCTGTCGACACCCTTCGCGGGTGCGTACTGCGCGTCGAAGTTCGGGCTCGAAGCCGTGAGCGACGCGCTTCGTCGGGAGCTGCGGCCCTGGAATATTCCGGTCGTCATCGTGGAGCCCGGTGTCATCGCCACGCCGATCTGGGACAAGGTCCGCCTCGACGCGAAGGGGTTGCGCGCCGGGCTGCCGGACGAAGCGGTTGGGTTGTACGGAGCGATGCTCGACAAAGTCGAGTCCTTCGTCGAGCAACAAGTGTCGGCCGCGATTCCGCCCGACGCCGTCGCCGACGCGGTGCACAGAGGACTCACTGCTCGCCGGCCGAAGCTGCGGTACCCGGTCGGGAACGATGCGAAGATGATGCGCTGGGTGACGCGGCTCCTGCCCGCGCGTGCGGTGGATGGGCTCGTCGCAGGAATGATCTCGCGCGCGTGA